One Myxococcales bacterium DNA segment encodes these proteins:
- a CDS encoding amidoligase family protein: MKTLRFGIEIETVGLSREKLARAIHSVVGGTVADEYRSWRITDARGRRWQVVPDGSLSGGENSGEIVSPVLGYDDIDELQNVVRAVRTAGAKADTSTGIHIHIDGSRFDAKSVTNLVKLVHKQERLLEHALGVSETRLARYCRPIDSGFIQRIEARRPRTMQEVSDAWYGYRNTSPQRYDSSRYHGLNLNSLFFRGTIELRYFNGTLHAGEVKAYVQLALAMAAKALGSKAASSKRREFNPATAKYDFRVVLLHLGLIGDEFKTARLHLTKKLAGSAAWKGERRDRRPAASAPASEEVGDARAAA; the protein is encoded by the coding sequence ATGAAGACGCTGCGATTCGGGATCGAGATCGAGACGGTGGGCCTGAGCCGCGAGAAGCTCGCCCGCGCCATCCACAGCGTGGTCGGGGGCACGGTCGCCGACGAGTACCGCAGCTGGCGCATCACCGACGCGCGCGGGCGCCGCTGGCAGGTGGTCCCGGACGGCTCGCTGAGCGGCGGCGAGAACAGCGGCGAGATCGTCTCGCCGGTCCTCGGCTACGACGACATCGACGAGCTGCAGAACGTCGTCCGGGCGGTGCGCACCGCGGGCGCGAAGGCGGACACCTCGACGGGCATCCACATCCACATCGACGGCAGCCGCTTCGACGCCAAGAGCGTCACGAACCTGGTGAAGCTGGTGCACAAGCAGGAGCGCCTCCTCGAGCACGCGCTCGGGGTCAGCGAGACGCGCCTCGCGCGCTACTGCCGCCCGATCGACTCGGGGTTCATCCAGCGCATCGAAGCGCGCCGCCCCAGGACGATGCAGGAGGTGAGCGACGCCTGGTACGGGTACCGAAACACCAGCCCGCAGCGCTACGACTCCTCGCGCTACCACGGGCTCAACCTCAACAGCCTCTTCTTCCGCGGCACGATCGAGCTGCGCTACTTCAACGGGACGCTGCACGCGGGCGAGGTGAAGGCCTACGTGCAGCTGGCGCTCGCGATGGCGGCCAAGGCCCTCGGCTCGAAGGCCGCGTCGAGCAAGCGCCGCGAGTTCAACCCCGCGACCGCCAAGTACGACTTCCGGGTGGTGCTCCTGCACCTCGGGCTCATCGGCGACGAGTTCAAGACCGCGCGCCTGCACCTCACCAAGAAGCTCGCGGGCTCGGCGGCTTGGAAGGGCGAGCGCCGCGACCGCCGCCCGGCCGCGAGCGCCCCGGCGAGCGAGGAGGTGGGCGATGCCCGAGCAGCAGCGTGA
- a CDS encoding gamma-glutamylcyclotransferase translates to MLYFAYGSNLDDEQMRSRCASAQPVARAALPNYALAFGGFSHRWDGAVASVVRARGARVEGLLYRLDDADLRSLDRFEGHPFAYERVVKLVLDEHGQRRRATTYLQPEDGFEPWAPQPGYFRVLWRAYARLGFDVAPLATAAGVEP, encoded by the coding sequence GTGCTCTACTTCGCGTACGGCTCGAACCTCGACGACGAGCAGATGCGCTCGCGGTGCGCGAGCGCGCAGCCCGTGGCGCGCGCCGCGCTGCCCAACTACGCGCTCGCTTTCGGCGGCTTCAGCCACCGCTGGGACGGGGCGGTCGCGAGCGTCGTGCGGGCCCGCGGCGCCCGCGTCGAGGGGCTCCTCTACCGCCTCGACGACGCGGACCTCCGCTCGCTCGATCGCTTCGAGGGCCACCCATTCGCCTACGAGCGCGTCGTGAAGCTGGTGCTCGACGAGCACGGGCAACGCCGCCGCGCGACGACGTACCTGCAGCCCGAGGACGGGTTCGAGCCCTGGGCGCCGCAGCCCGGCTACTTCCGCGTCCTGTGGCGCGCGTACGCCCGCCTGGGCTTCGACGTCGCGCCCCTTGCCACCGCAGCGGGGGTGGAGCCATGA
- a CDS encoding gamma-glutamylcyclotransferase codes for MNTPKGQRGAPTRVFVYGTLLAGEPNHRLLTGARLVAEARTKPAFELRDLGAFPGLVRGGEHAVAGEVYEVDEATLAALDQLEGHPRFYRRTRIALEDGAAVETYLLAPEQVEGRPVIDSGNWRARRKETAA; via the coding sequence ATGAACACGCCCAAGGGCCAGCGTGGCGCGCCCACGCGCGTCTTCGTCTACGGGACGCTCCTCGCGGGCGAGCCGAACCACCGGCTCCTGACGGGCGCCCGGCTCGTCGCGGAGGCGAGGACCAAGCCGGCGTTCGAGCTGCGCGACCTCGGCGCGTTCCCCGGGCTCGTGCGCGGCGGCGAGCACGCGGTGGCCGGCGAGGTGTATGAGGTCGACGAGGCCACGCTCGCCGCGCTCGACCAGCTCGAAGGGCACCCGCGCTTCTACCGGCGCACGCGCATCGCCCTCGAGGACGGCGCCGCCGTCGAGACCTACCTCCTCGCGCCCGAGCAGGTCGAAGGTCGCCCCGTCATCGACTCGGGCAACTGGCGAGCGCGCCGGAAGGAGACCGCAGCATGA
- a CDS encoding cysteine desulfurase codes for MNPSDPIYLDHNATTPLLPEVVEAMLPYLREHFGNPSSGHVYGARARSALAHAREQVAALLGCDPDEVLFTSGGTEANNLAIRGVGEALEARSHIVTTAIEHPATARPCAWLEKHERSVTRVGVDAEGRASVNQAREAIDGDTALVTVMHSNNETGVLQPVRELAGLAHGAGALLHTDAAQSLGKVPVNVRDLDVDLLSVAGHKLYAPKGVGALYVKRGTPLVPFVLGASHERGLRPGTENVASIVGLGAACAAVGRDLEAAANRMRALRDELWARLGADVPGLALNGHRELRLPNTLNVRFPRATGDAVLTGAPEIAASTGSACHEGHESASAVILAMGVAPKEALGSVRLTLGRSTTEDDVARASEALVRSWRRVAGE; via the coding sequence ATGAACCCCAGCGATCCCATCTACCTCGACCACAACGCCACGACCCCTCTCTTGCCCGAGGTCGTCGAGGCGATGCTCCCCTATCTGCGCGAACACTTCGGCAACCCCTCGAGCGGCCACGTGTACGGTGCTCGGGCACGCAGCGCCCTGGCGCACGCGAGGGAGCAGGTGGCGGCGTTGCTCGGTTGCGACCCTGACGAGGTGCTCTTCACGTCGGGCGGCACCGAAGCGAACAACCTGGCGATCCGCGGCGTGGGCGAGGCGCTCGAAGCGCGCAGCCACATCGTGACGACCGCGATCGAGCATCCAGCGACTGCGCGCCCGTGCGCGTGGCTCGAGAAGCACGAGCGGAGCGTGACCCGCGTCGGGGTCGATGCCGAAGGACGCGCCAGCGTGAACCAGGCACGGGAGGCCATCGACGGCGACACGGCGCTCGTCACGGTGATGCACTCGAACAACGAGACGGGCGTGCTTCAGCCCGTCCGCGAGCTGGCCGGTCTCGCGCACGGAGCCGGCGCGCTCCTCCACACCGACGCCGCGCAGTCGCTCGGCAAGGTACCCGTGAACGTGCGCGACCTCGACGTCGACCTGCTTTCCGTCGCAGGACACAAGCTCTACGCGCCCAAGGGCGTCGGCGCGCTCTACGTGAAGCGTGGCACGCCGCTCGTGCCCTTCGTCCTCGGCGCGAGTCACGAGCGCGGGCTTCGCCCGGGCACCGAGAACGTCGCCTCCATTGTCGGCCTCGGCGCCGCATGTGCAGCGGTTGGGCGCGACCTGGAGGCGGCGGCGAACCGGATGCGCGCGCTACGGGACGAACTCTGGGCTCGTCTCGGCGCCGACGTTCCCGGGTTGGCACTTAACGGCCATCGCGAGCTGCGCCTGCCGAACACGCTCAACGTCCGCTTCCCGCGAGCTACCGGAGACGCGGTACTGACCGGCGCGCCGGAGATCGCCGCGTCGACGGGCTCGGCGTGTCACGAGGGCCACGAGAGCGCGTCGGCTGTCATCCTGGCAATGGGTGTTGCCCCCAAGGAGGCGCTCGGCTCGGTGCGGCTCACCCTGGGGCGAAGCACCACGGAGGACGACGTCGCGCGGGCGAGCGAGGCGCTGGTGCGGTCCTGGCGGCGCGTGGCCGGCGAATAG